In Sandaracinaceae bacterium, the following proteins share a genomic window:
- a CDS encoding FHA domain-containing protein: MAYNTTYGPNPGSMTPEVEAAYNAVRDFQVSEVRKRKGNPFPDRVSVGRARNCDVVLRYSYVSKLHAHFVAADGAADASTEFSLVDQKSHNGSAVNGKPVQPGRPAPVVSGDELVLGSLRLRLMDAGRFIAFIKRESQRPKSRY, encoded by the coding sequence ATGGCGTACAACACCACGTACGGGCCGAACCCCGGGTCCATGACACCCGAGGTGGAGGCGGCCTACAACGCGGTGCGCGACTTTCAGGTGTCCGAGGTGCGCAAGCGGAAGGGCAACCCCTTCCCGGACCGTGTCAGCGTGGGGCGCGCGCGCAACTGTGACGTGGTGCTGCGCTACTCGTACGTGTCCAAGCTGCACGCTCACTTCGTCGCAGCCGACGGCGCTGCAGACGCCAGCACCGAGTTCAGCCTGGTGGACCAGAAGTCGCACAACGGCAGCGCGGTCAACGGAAAGCCGGTGCAGCCCGGGCGGCCCGCGCCCGTGGTGAGCGGCGACGAGCTGGTGCTCGGGTCCCTGCGGTTGCGCCTCATGGACGCCGGCCGGTTCATCGCGTTCATCAAGCGCGAGAGCCAGCGCCCCAAGTCGCGCTACTGA
- a CDS encoding DUF2293 domain-containing protein, which produces MPNQTRIVRPGPTPDTVVTEQKETLRVPPGWERLPPGDAGLTRRVKAAGPSWTVQEKVGRKLFSRGVWAPGLNIRAARTTLDEERADPAYEKRLTAARVRREKKQDAYVEDFRGAVLAFLDFDPRFDALAQRLADAVTTHATPVGSGTVARTERIPIDERAESAVIAWMRHQTTAYDGMVIPRIKGERRRVRRMLAERSKLLLSRYRRGEAPQEGRCPLVSALSG; this is translated from the coding sequence ATGCCCAACCAGACCCGCATCGTGCGTCCGGGGCCCACCCCGGACACCGTCGTCACCGAGCAGAAGGAGACGCTGCGTGTCCCCCCGGGGTGGGAGCGTCTGCCACCCGGAGACGCGGGCCTGACACGCCGCGTGAAGGCCGCAGGGCCGAGCTGGACGGTGCAAGAAAAGGTGGGGCGCAAGCTCTTCTCGCGGGGGGTGTGGGCCCCGGGTTTGAACATTCGTGCGGCGCGCACCACGCTCGACGAAGAGCGCGCCGACCCGGCGTACGAGAAGCGCCTGACCGCCGCGCGAGTGCGCCGCGAGAAGAAGCAGGACGCCTACGTGGAGGACTTCCGCGGGGCGGTGCTGGCCTTCCTGGACTTCGACCCGCGCTTCGACGCGCTGGCGCAGCGGCTCGCGGACGCCGTCACCACGCACGCCACGCCGGTGGGCAGCGGCACCGTCGCACGCACGGAGCGGATCCCCATCGACGAGCGCGCCGAGTCGGCGGTCATCGCGTGGATGCGTCACCAGACCACCGCCTACGACGGAATGGTCATCCCCCGCATCAAGGGCGAGCGCCGCCGCGTGCGACGCATGCTGGCCGAGCGCTCGAAGTTGCTGCTCTCGCGCTACCGTCGCGGCGAAGCTCCTCAGGAAGGCCGCTGCCCCCTCGTGAGCGCCCTCTCGGGGTGA
- a CDS encoding amino acid permease, producing MKAAASSQTTSPAPAAGKLRRTLGPFALTFNGLGIILGAGIYSVIGVAAGRAGDALWIAFCASGAVAFFTALTYAELATSYPKASAEFTYLSKAFPRAPSFAVVIGVLVAFSGIATTATVALAFGGYLAGFVDVPPFVAAVSLIAVATAIVIIGTRQASSVTIVFTLVEMAGLIAVVVIGAETPRFGEALSTPVHWGLASATALVFFSFLGFENIANLAEEAKNPGRDVPIAIFASLAVATVLYALVALAVVALTPSEQLAASDAPLVTAVATQSSWGARALGGIALFATANTGLASILVASRVLFGMARERALPTVLDRVLAKRKTPWVATLVTSAIAMAMLPLGKVEIVASISSFAALLAFVAVNVALIALRRRDPDRERPFRVPLAIRGVPVLPIIGVLASVALLTRLDYRALLIGGALALLTLAVDVVVRRRKRAGTV from the coding sequence ATGAAGGCAGCAGCGTCCTCGCAGACAACGTCCCCAGCGCCCGCAGCCGGCAAGCTGCGCCGCACGCTGGGGCCATTCGCGCTCACCTTCAACGGGCTCGGCATCATCCTGGGCGCTGGCATCTACTCGGTCATCGGCGTGGCGGCAGGCCGCGCGGGCGATGCGCTGTGGATCGCGTTCTGCGCGAGCGGCGCCGTGGCGTTCTTCACCGCCCTCACCTACGCGGAGCTCGCTACCAGCTACCCGAAGGCGAGCGCCGAGTTCACCTATCTGTCGAAAGCGTTCCCGCGGGCGCCTTCTTTCGCGGTCGTCATCGGTGTGCTCGTGGCGTTCTCGGGCATCGCGACCACAGCCACGGTCGCGCTCGCCTTCGGCGGCTACCTCGCGGGCTTCGTCGACGTGCCGCCGTTCGTCGCCGCGGTCTCCCTGATTGCCGTGGCCACCGCCATCGTGATCATCGGCACGCGCCAAGCGTCGTCGGTCACCATCGTCTTCACGCTGGTCGAGATGGCCGGGCTCATCGCGGTGGTGGTGATCGGGGCGGAGACACCGCGCTTCGGAGAGGCGCTCTCAACTCCGGTGCACTGGGGCCTGGCGAGCGCGACGGCGCTCGTCTTCTTCTCGTTCCTGGGGTTCGAAAACATCGCGAATCTGGCCGAGGAGGCCAAGAACCCAGGGCGTGACGTGCCCATCGCGATCTTTGCCAGCCTCGCGGTGGCCACCGTGCTCTACGCACTCGTTGCGCTCGCGGTGGTGGCGCTCACCCCATCCGAACAGCTGGCGGCGAGCGACGCGCCCCTCGTCACGGCGGTGGCTACCCAGTCCAGCTGGGGAGCCCGAGCCCTCGGGGGCATCGCGCTCTTCGCCACGGCGAACACGGGGCTCGCGTCCATCCTCGTCGCCAGCCGCGTGCTCTTCGGCATGGCGCGCGAGCGCGCGCTCCCGACAGTGCTCGACCGGGTGCTCGCGAAGCGCAAGACGCCTTGGGTGGCCACGCTCGTCACCAGCGCCATCGCCATGGCGATGCTGCCGCTCGGGAAGGTGGAGATCGTGGCCAGCATCTCGTCGTTCGCAGCGCTGCTCGCGTTCGTGGCCGTGAACGTGGCGCTGATCGCGCTGCGCCGCCGTGACCCAGACCGTGAGCGCCCGTTCCGTGTGCCCTTGGCGATCCGCGGCGTGCCCGTGCTCCCCATCATCGGAGTGTTGGCGAGCGTGGCGTTGCTCACACGCCTCGACTACCGGGCGCTGCTCATCGGAGGCGCGCTGGCGTTGCTCACGCTCGCGGTCGACGTGGTGGTTCGCCGGCGGAAACGCGCGGGGACCGTATGA
- a CDS encoding DUF2804 domain-containing protein has product MTETSALPLPPAAIRVDGAWQFGRYVQPFAAPDFGNPLTNRFRLKEWHYSSFATDSWFFAVGLVQLGYAANAFAYLVDRKRPTHPARQFEAISPLGSALRFAPSSVSGTTRWQRRNAKVEFEWMAPEWRIKLDIPFEDAPLRGELRLARDEALALLHPLTKDRPAYTHKAAGMKATGVLDLGDQRLDFREAYGTLDWTRSLANRETRWKWASFAGRSKAGDIVGLNLSAEVYDDAAGDSRENGFWLNGKVHPLGGVRFELPKDPGVSDWRIVSRSTAGGRPEVELTFEPFGARRQNLDLRLVRSDFIQPYGVFRGQVLGHEVDQVFGVVEDHLAVW; this is encoded by the coding sequence ATGACCGAGACGAGCGCCCTCCCCCTCCCGCCCGCAGCCATCCGTGTCGACGGGGCATGGCAGTTCGGTCGCTATGTGCAGCCTTTCGCGGCGCCCGACTTCGGCAACCCGCTCACCAACCGCTTCCGCTTGAAGGAGTGGCACTACTCGAGCTTCGCCACGGACAGCTGGTTCTTCGCGGTGGGCCTGGTGCAGCTGGGCTACGCGGCCAACGCGTTCGCCTACCTGGTGGACCGGAAGCGGCCCACGCACCCGGCGCGGCAGTTCGAGGCCATCTCGCCGCTCGGCAGCGCGCTGCGCTTTGCGCCCAGCTCGGTGAGCGGCACCACGCGCTGGCAGCGCCGCAACGCGAAGGTGGAGTTCGAGTGGATGGCGCCCGAGTGGCGCATCAAGCTGGACATCCCGTTCGAAGACGCGCCGCTGCGCGGTGAGCTGCGCTTGGCCCGCGACGAGGCGCTGGCGCTGCTGCACCCGCTCACCAAGGACCGCCCCGCGTACACGCACAAGGCGGCCGGCATGAAGGCCACTGGCGTGCTGGACTTGGGCGACCAGCGCCTGGACTTCCGCGAGGCGTACGGCACGCTCGACTGGACGCGCTCGTTGGCCAACCGCGAGACGCGCTGGAAGTGGGCGTCGTTCGCGGGCCGCAGCAAGGCGGGCGACATCGTGGGGCTGAACCTGTCGGCCGAGGTCTACGACGACGCGGCGGGCGACTCGCGTGAGAACGGCTTCTGGCTGAACGGCAAGGTGCACCCCCTCGGCGGCGTGCGCTTCGAGCTCCCCAAGGACCCGGGCGTGAGCGACTGGCGCATCGTGTCGCGCAGCACAGCGGGGGGCCGGCCGGAAGTGGAGCTGACCTTCGAGCCGTTTGGCGCGCGCCGCCAGAACCTGGACCTGCGGCTGGTGCGCAGCGACTTCATTCAACCGTACGGCGTGTTCCGCGGACAGGTGCTGGGCCACGAGGTGGACCAAGTGTTCGGCGTGGTGGAGGATCACCTCGCGGTGTGGTGA
- a CDS encoding AAA family ATPase, giving the protein MPASPSEHTLRIVLTGGPGGGKTTAADLLRREFSDRVALVPETATMLFTGGFPRVAEPEAVRATQTAIYHVQRHLEEVQAARFPGQILLCDRGTVDGAAYWPGEPAGFFEALGTTLEDELARYHHVIFFETAAVGGHSIASGNPARIESEAAAVALDKGLRTLWQQHPRFHFVPHGPSFLAKITTGLHTLTEILAGARNHHD; this is encoded by the coding sequence ATGCCCGCTTCTCCCTCCGAGCACACCCTTCGCATCGTCCTCACCGGAGGCCCCGGGGGAGGAAAGACCACCGCGGCCGACCTGCTGCGCCGCGAGTTCTCCGACCGCGTGGCGCTGGTGCCCGAGACGGCCACCATGCTCTTCACGGGAGGCTTCCCGCGCGTGGCCGAACCCGAGGCCGTGCGCGCCACGCAGACCGCCATCTATCACGTGCAGCGCCACCTCGAAGAGGTGCAGGCGGCCCGCTTCCCGGGTCAGATCCTGCTGTGCGACCGTGGCACGGTGGACGGCGCCGCCTACTGGCCCGGTGAGCCCGCGGGCTTCTTCGAGGCGCTCGGCACCACGCTCGAGGACGAGCTGGCGCGCTACCACCACGTGATCTTCTTCGAGACCGCCGCCGTGGGTGGGCACTCCATCGCCAGCGGCAACCCGGCCCGCATCGAGTCGGAGGCCGCGGCCGTCGCGCTCGACAAGGGCCTGCGCACGCTCTGGCAACAGCACCCGCGCTTTCACTTCGTGCCCCACGGGCCCAGCTTCCTGGCGAAAATCACAACAGGGCTGCACACGCTGACCGAGATCCTGGCCGGCGCACGGAACCACCACGACTGA
- a CDS encoding RNA polymerase sigma factor → MARTIDDGTPAEDALRVLIDAAVRGDRAAAGHILRERLPRVRNLVRYLVRGDDHVDDIAQQALLAILRGLPTFEGSGSFAAWCDRITARETFAYLRRDRAEATRRRDAAPEMRLLKGGLAGEGDSRDPYADRRAAVQLLELLPEEQRSVVALHHIAGLSMQEIADLLDIPHETARSRARLGMKRLRDALAETAPPGGDRHA, encoded by the coding sequence ATGGCGCGCACGATCGACGACGGAACCCCCGCGGAGGACGCGCTGCGCGTGCTCATCGACGCGGCCGTGCGTGGCGACCGCGCCGCGGCGGGGCACATCCTGCGGGAGCGCCTGCCACGTGTACGCAACCTGGTGCGATACTTGGTGCGCGGCGACGACCACGTGGACGACATCGCCCAACAGGCCCTCTTGGCCATTCTGCGCGGCCTGCCCACCTTCGAGGGCAGCGGCTCGTTCGCCGCTTGGTGCGACCGCATCACCGCGCGCGAGACGTTTGCGTACCTGCGGCGCGACCGCGCCGAGGCCACCCGCCGCCGCGACGCTGCTCCGGAGATGCGGCTGCTGAAGGGCGGCCTCGCAGGCGAGGGGGACTCCCGCGACCCCTACGCCGACCGGCGCGCGGCCGTCCAGCTGCTGGAGCTCCTGCCCGAAGAGCAGCGCAGCGTGGTGGCGCTCCACCACATCGCCGGCCTCAGCATGCAGGAGATCGCCGACCTCCTGGACATCCCTCACGAGACCGCCCGCAGCCGCGCCCGCCTGGGTATGAAGCGCCTGCGCGACGCCCTCGCCGAAACCGCTCCCCCCGGAGGAGATCGCCATGCGTGA